In Amycolatopsis sp. EV170708-02-1, the following are encoded in one genomic region:
- a CDS encoding ABC transporter permease — protein sequence MGDFFAELGRYLGSANNRSQFFGDLLDHVYLSLVPLALGLVIAVLAGWLGHRFAAVRSVLLVVANLLYTIPSLALFVVIPGIIGSKILDSVNVIVALTIYTAALLVRPVLDALDAVPPHVVAAATAIGYKPARRFLTVELPLSVPVLAAGVRVASVSNISLVSVGALIGTGGLGVLFTDGFQREYFSPIVVGIVATLLLALIVDLVLVQLRNVLTPWDRVATTAGAK from the coding sequence ATGGGGGACTTCTTCGCGGAGCTCGGCCGCTACCTGGGCAGCGCCAACAACAGGTCGCAGTTCTTCGGCGACCTGCTCGACCACGTCTATCTCTCGCTGGTCCCGCTGGCGCTGGGCCTGGTGATCGCGGTGCTGGCGGGCTGGCTGGGCCACCGGTTCGCCGCGGTGCGTTCCGTGCTGCTGGTGGTGGCGAACCTGCTGTACACGATCCCGTCGCTCGCCTTGTTCGTGGTGATCCCGGGCATCATCGGCTCGAAGATCCTCGACAGCGTCAACGTCATCGTGGCGCTCACGATCTACACCGCGGCCCTGCTCGTGCGCCCGGTGCTGGACGCGCTCGACGCCGTCCCGCCGCACGTCGTCGCCGCGGCCACGGCGATCGGCTACAAACCCGCGCGCCGGTTCCTCACCGTGGAGCTGCCGCTTTCGGTGCCGGTGCTCGCGGCGGGCGTCCGGGTGGCCTCGGTCAGCAACATCAGCCTGGTCAGCGTCGGCGCGCTGATCGGCACCGGCGGGCTCGGCGTGCTGTTCACCGACGGCTTCCAGCGCGAGTACTTCTCGCCGATCGTCGTCGGGATCGTCGCGACCCTGCTGCTCGCGCTGATCGTGGATCTGGTGCTGGTCCAGCTGCGCAATGTCCTCACACCCTGGGACCGGGTGGCGACCACGGCGGGGGCGAAATGA
- a CDS encoding DUF4190 domain-containing protein, translated as MNQPYGFAYPQRPKTSGLAIATLVLGLAGCLALPLLPAIILGIIALTQTGPGKQQGRGLAIGGLVAAGFWAIGWVALLGNTMGDPDRYTASPTGASCATPPSGHANVCTLKPGDCFQQPAVTGTYTSVELTTCDRAHSTEVIGAFTAADGPWPSGGELKAEALTHCQRIMAKNVDSPRLNAEGVYTDLVTWKPGRDEWKHGVRTVFCTLHSPGSELTGSVLVPGADLAVPTG; from the coding sequence ATGAACCAGCCGTACGGGTTCGCCTACCCGCAACGCCCCAAGACCAGCGGTCTCGCGATCGCCACGCTCGTACTGGGCTTGGCCGGTTGCCTGGCGCTGCCGCTGCTGCCCGCGATCATCCTGGGCATCATCGCGCTCACCCAGACCGGCCCGGGAAAGCAGCAGGGCCGGGGCCTGGCGATCGGTGGCCTCGTGGCCGCCGGGTTCTGGGCCATCGGCTGGGTCGCCCTGCTCGGGAACACCATGGGGGACCCGGACCGCTACACGGCGAGCCCGACGGGCGCGAGTTGCGCGACGCCGCCGTCCGGGCACGCCAACGTCTGCACGTTGAAGCCGGGCGATTGCTTCCAGCAGCCCGCGGTCACGGGTACTTACACCAGCGTCGAACTCACCACGTGCGACCGCGCGCACAGCACCGAGGTGATCGGGGCTTTCACTGCGGCGGACGGCCCCTGGCCCAGCGGCGGGGAACTGAAAGCGGAGGCCTTGACGCACTGCCAGCGGATCATGGCGAAGAACGTGGACAGTCCGCGGCTCAACGCGGAGGGTGTCTACACCGACCTGGTCACCTGGAAGCCGGGGCGCGACGAGTGGAAGCACGGCGTGCGCACCGTCTTCTGCACGCTCCACTCGCCCGGTTCGGAGCTGACCGGTTCCGTCCTCGTCCCCGGTGCGGACCTCGCTGTCCCGACCGGCTGA
- a CDS encoding ABC transporter permease, protein MIGDVLNWFGDPAHWQGPDGVPARLLQHLGYTALALVFALIIAIPLGLYVGHTGRGAVLLVSGGNAIRALPTLGLVTFLFLLFTESELSTIIGLVVLAIPPILAGTYAGLQATDHGVVDAAQGIGMTGWQRLWKVEVPISLPLVLGGVRNSVLQLVATAAVAAYVGLGGLGRFLLDGLAILDYPQVVAGALLTTLLAVVLDLALAGVQRVLVPKGVRLAQAASGKKAKV, encoded by the coding sequence ATGATCGGCGACGTGCTGAACTGGTTCGGCGACCCGGCCCACTGGCAGGGCCCCGACGGCGTCCCCGCCCGGCTGCTGCAGCATCTCGGCTACACGGCGCTGGCGCTGGTCTTCGCGCTGATCATCGCGATCCCGCTCGGCCTCTACGTCGGGCACACCGGTCGCGGCGCGGTGCTGCTGGTGAGCGGCGGCAACGCGATCCGCGCGCTGCCGACGCTGGGGCTGGTGACCTTCCTGTTCCTGCTCTTCACCGAAAGCGAGCTCTCGACGATCATCGGCCTCGTGGTGCTCGCCATCCCGCCGATCCTCGCCGGGACGTACGCGGGCCTGCAGGCGACCGATCACGGCGTGGTCGACGCGGCGCAGGGCATCGGAATGACCGGCTGGCAACGGTTGTGGAAGGTGGAGGTGCCGATCTCGCTGCCGCTGGTGCTCGGCGGGGTGCGGAACTCGGTGCTGCAGCTGGTGGCGACGGCCGCCGTGGCCGCCTACGTCGGGCTCGGCGGGCTCGGCCGGTTCCTGCTCGACGGACTGGCCATTTTGGACTATCCGCAGGTGGTCGCGGGCGCCTTGCTGACGACGTTGCTGGCCGTCGTGCTGGACCTCGCGCTGGCGGGCGTCCAGCGGGTGCTGGTGCCCAAGGGAGTTCGGCTGGCGCAGGCCGCGAGCGGGAAGAAGGCGAAGGTATGA
- a CDS encoding ABC transporter ATP-binding protein, giving the protein MTIEFRGVTKRYPDGTVAVDDLNLTVEDGTITVFVGPSGCGKTTSLRMINRMVEPTSGTVLLDGKDVSDGDPALLRRGIGYVIQHAGLFPHRTVLDNVATVPLLSGWDKGKARKRAAELLETVGLPAELGKRYPAQLSGGQQQRVGVARALAADSPVLLMDEPFSAVDPIVREELQDELLRLQSQLGKTIVFVTHDIDEAVRLGDKIAVLRVGGVLAQYGTPSEVLRHPVDDFVASFVGKDRGYRGLSFLSAEGIVVEEVKRVEVGKPAPGPSDDWQVAVNAEGQPRGWLRPGSTVDGELAETDLVAGGSLYLQGSPIRGALDAALSSPASLGVVVDADQKVLGVVRAQQVLEVIETPSLSS; this is encoded by the coding sequence GTGACTATCGAGTTCCGTGGCGTGACCAAGCGGTATCCGGACGGGACGGTCGCGGTCGACGACCTGAACCTCACCGTGGAGGACGGCACCATCACCGTCTTCGTCGGGCCGTCCGGCTGCGGCAAGACCACGTCGCTGCGGATGATCAACCGGATGGTCGAGCCGACTTCGGGCACGGTGCTGCTCGACGGCAAGGACGTCAGCGACGGCGACCCGGCGTTGCTGCGCCGCGGCATCGGTTACGTCATCCAGCACGCCGGCCTCTTTCCACACAGGACGGTCCTGGACAACGTCGCCACCGTGCCGCTGCTGTCCGGCTGGGACAAGGGCAAGGCGCGCAAACGCGCGGCGGAACTGCTCGAGACCGTCGGTCTGCCCGCGGAACTCGGCAAGCGGTACCCGGCCCAGCTTTCCGGCGGCCAGCAGCAGCGCGTCGGCGTCGCGCGGGCGCTCGCGGCGGATTCGCCGGTGCTGCTGATGGACGAGCCGTTCTCCGCCGTCGACCCGATCGTCCGCGAGGAACTGCAGGACGAACTGCTGCGCCTGCAGTCGCAGCTGGGCAAGACGATCGTGTTCGTCACCCACGACATCGACGAGGCCGTGCGGCTCGGCGACAAGATCGCGGTGCTCCGCGTCGGCGGGGTGCTCGCGCAGTACGGCACGCCGTCGGAGGTGCTGCGGCATCCCGTCGACGATTTCGTCGCGTCGTTCGTCGGCAAGGACCGCGGCTACCGCGGGCTCTCCTTCCTTTCGGCGGAAGGGATCGTCGTCGAAGAGGTCAAGCGGGTCGAGGTCGGCAAGCCCGCCCCCGGCCCGTCCGACGACTGGCAGGTCGCGGTCAACGCCGAAGGGCAGCCGCGCGGCTGGCTGCGGCCGGGGTCCACTGTGGACGGAGAGCTCGCGGAGACCGATCTCGTCGCCGGCGGTTCGCTGTACCTCCAGGGTTCGCCGATCCGGGGCGCGCTCGACGCGGCGCTTTCGTCGCCCGCGAGCCTCGGTGTCGTGGTGGACGCCGACCAAAAGGTCCTCGGCGTGGTCAGAGCCCAGCAAGTCCTCGAGGTGATCGAAACGCCGTCGCTGAGTTCCTGA
- a CDS encoding S8 family peptidase → MNNSLGTLKRRLPAFGLAAAVAVLTALGGTTVASAAEGSIVNAGSAKAIKDSYIVVLKDGSSVEATAKSVTQRHGGTVEKTFASSVRGFSGALTEKQAKRVAADPAVAYVEQNQTVSISADQLNPPSWGLDRVDQQSLPLDQKYSYSTTASNVTAYVVDTGILTTHPDFGGRATHGRDTVDNDNDATDCQGHGTHVAGTIGGTAHGLAKGVKLVAVRVLNCSGSGTTAGVIAGVDWVTANAVKPAVANMSLGGGASTTLDQAVQRSIAAGITYGVAAGNDTGANACNTSPARTPEAITVGSTTNTDARSSFSNIGTCLDIFAPGSGITSTWLNNGTNTISGTSMATPHVVGAAALYASANPSATPKQVRDALVANGTKDKVTNPGTGSPNVLLYTGTGGGPGPEPTPCGTQTNSGVVAIPDAGAAVTSTITVANCARNASATTKVAVNITHTYVGDLVIDLVAPDGSSYRLKGSSNDSSDNINTTYTANVSSEAANGAWKLKVQDVYRIDTGSLNSWSLTV, encoded by the coding sequence TTGAACAATTCCCTGGGAACCTTGAAGAGACGACTGCCCGCCTTCGGTTTGGCCGCGGCCGTCGCCGTGCTGACGGCGCTGGGCGGAACCACCGTCGCGTCGGCGGCCGAGGGTTCGATCGTCAACGCGGGTAGCGCCAAGGCGATCAAGGACAGCTACATCGTCGTGCTGAAGGACGGCTCGTCGGTCGAAGCCACCGCGAAGAGCGTGACCCAGCGCCACGGTGGCACGGTCGAGAAGACCTTCGCGTCTTCGGTCCGCGGCTTCTCCGGTGCGCTGACCGAAAAGCAGGCGAAGCGCGTCGCCGCCGACCCCGCCGTCGCCTACGTGGAGCAGAACCAGACCGTCTCGATCTCGGCGGACCAGCTGAACCCGCCGTCGTGGGGCCTGGACCGGGTCGACCAGCAGAGCCTTCCGCTGGACCAGAAGTACAGCTACAGCACCACGGCGTCGAACGTCACCGCGTACGTCGTCGACACCGGCATCCTCACCACGCACCCCGACTTCGGCGGGCGCGCGACCCACGGCCGTGACACCGTCGACAACGACAACGACGCCACGGACTGCCAGGGCCACGGCACCCACGTCGCCGGCACCATCGGCGGCACCGCGCACGGTCTGGCCAAGGGCGTCAAGCTCGTCGCCGTCCGCGTGCTGAACTGCTCCGGTTCGGGCACGACCGCCGGCGTCATCGCCGGTGTCGACTGGGTGACCGCGAACGCCGTCAAGCCCGCCGTCGCGAACATGAGCCTCGGTGGCGGCGCTTCGACGACCCTCGACCAGGCCGTCCAGCGGTCGATCGCGGCAGGCATCACCTACGGTGTCGCGGCCGGTAACGACACCGGCGCCAACGCGTGCAACACCTCGCCCGCCCGCACGCCGGAAGCGATCACCGTCGGCTCGACGACGAACACGGACGCGCGGTCGAGCTTCTCCAACATCGGCACCTGCCTCGACATCTTCGCGCCGGGCAGCGGCATCACGTCGACGTGGCTGAACAACGGCACCAACACCATCAGCGGTACCTCGATGGCGACCCCGCACGTCGTGGGCGCGGCGGCCCTGTACGCCTCCGCCAACCCGTCGGCCACGCCGAAGCAGGTCCGTGACGCGCTGGTCGCCAACGGCACCAAGGACAAGGTGACCAACCCGGGCACCGGTTCGCCGAACGTGCTGCTCTACACGGGCACCGGCGGTGGCCCCGGCCCCGAGCCCACCCCCTGTGGCACGCAGACCAACAGCGGCGTCGTCGCCATCCCCGACGCCGGTGCCGCGGTGACCAGCACGATCACCGTCGCCAACTGCGCCCGCAACGCCTCGGCCACCACCAAGGTCGCGGTGAACATCACGCACACCTACGTCGGTGACCTCGTCATCGACCTGGTCGCGCCGGACGGCAGCTCCTACCGCCTGAAGGGTTCGAGCAACGACTCGTCCGACAACATCAACACCACCTACACCGCCAACGTCTCGTCCGAGGCCGCCAACGGTGCCTGGAAGCTGAAGGTCCAGGACGTCTACCGGATCGACACCGGCTCGCTCAACAGCTGGTCGTTGACCGTCTGA
- a CDS encoding ABC transporter substrate-binding protein, whose product MRRRVAALFAGIALLTASCGNPLAGGAEGGASGDIIIGASDVGESLLLAQIYAGALRNAGAENVTVRPPVGSREVVVKALQDKSLSVVPDYSGNLLRYFDKDTQATTPQDVYAQLKQKLPQGFEVLEQAPAEDKDLLVVRKELADSGIRTFSDLGKRCKELVFGGPGQWSSRWKDKIKSLYGCEFAEIRTTDTGGPVTVAALKSGDIQVADLFSTSSSIAANGFVPLVDDKNMFPAQNIVPLAAKGTLSPKEVDALNRVSAALTTDQLTELNVQFSEEKRNPLDVAEEFLRRNNLLAPA is encoded by the coding sequence ATGAGGCGGAGGGTGGCGGCGCTGTTCGCCGGGATCGCCTTGCTGACGGCGAGCTGTGGCAACCCGCTCGCCGGGGGAGCCGAGGGCGGTGCGTCCGGCGACATCATCATCGGCGCGTCCGATGTCGGGGAAAGCCTTCTGCTGGCCCAGATCTACGCGGGCGCGCTGCGCAACGCGGGCGCGGAGAACGTGACCGTGCGCCCGCCGGTCGGCAGCCGCGAGGTCGTCGTCAAGGCACTGCAGGACAAATCGCTTTCGGTGGTGCCGGACTACAGCGGGAACCTGTTGCGCTACTTCGACAAGGACACGCAGGCGACCACGCCTCAGGACGTCTACGCGCAGCTGAAACAGAAGTTGCCGCAGGGATTCGAAGTCCTCGAACAGGCGCCGGCGGAGGACAAGGACCTGCTGGTGGTGCGCAAGGAACTCGCCGATTCCGGTATCCGGACCTTCTCCGATCTCGGCAAGCGGTGCAAGGAACTCGTGTTCGGCGGCCCCGGGCAATGGAGCAGCCGCTGGAAGGACAAGATCAAGTCGCTCTACGGCTGCGAGTTCGCCGAGATCCGCACGACCGACACCGGCGGCCCGGTCACGGTCGCGGCGCTGAAATCCGGCGACATCCAGGTCGCCGATCTGTTCAGCACGTCGTCGTCGATCGCCGCCAACGGGTTCGTGCCGCTGGTGGACGACAAGAACATGTTCCCCGCACAGAACATCGTGCCGCTCGCGGCGAAGGGGACGTTGTCACCGAAGGAGGTCGACGCGCTGAACCGGGTTTCGGCGGCGCTCACGACCGACCAGCTGACCGAGCTGAACGTCCAGTTCAGCGAAGAGAAACGCAACCCGCTCGACGTCGCCGAGGAGTTCCTGCGCCGGAACAACCTCCTCGCGCCCGCCTGA
- a CDS encoding GNAT family N-acetyltransferase: MLLRQEIPADRDAIHAVHLAAFAKLSVPVVEAKLVDELREDGDLIGALSIVAERDGKVVGHVCCSPAKLGDDEKSAVGLGPLGVLPEYHASGVGSALVHAVLGAADALGYGAVVLLGDPNYYSRFGFVLAAQHGITPPVAEWAPHFQVRTLRAYTPELQGEFRYSAAFDRL, from the coding sequence ATGCTGCTCCGACAGGAAATCCCGGCCGACCGCGATGCGATCCACGCCGTGCATCTGGCCGCGTTCGCGAAACTCAGTGTCCCGGTGGTCGAGGCGAAACTCGTCGACGAGCTACGAGAGGACGGCGACCTGATCGGCGCACTGTCCATCGTGGCCGAACGCGACGGCAAGGTCGTCGGGCACGTCTGCTGCAGCCCGGCGAAGCTCGGCGACGACGAGAAGTCGGCGGTCGGTCTCGGTCCGCTCGGTGTCCTTCCCGAGTACCACGCCTCCGGCGTCGGCTCCGCGCTCGTACACGCCGTGCTCGGCGCGGCGGACGCGCTCGGGTACGGCGCGGTGGTCCTGCTGGGCGACCCGAACTACTACTCCCGCTTCGGTTTCGTTCTCGCCGCACAGCACGGGATCACGCCGCCGGTCGCGGAATGGGCGCCGCACTTCCAGGTCCGCACCCTCCGCGCGTACACGCCGGAGCTCCAGGGCGAGTTCCGCTACTCGGCCGCCTTCGACCGCCTCTAG